Proteins encoded by one window of Bos javanicus breed banteng chromosome 22, ARS-OSU_banteng_1.0, whole genome shotgun sequence:
- the LOC133235244 gene encoding thymosin beta-4-like encodes MSYKPDTAEIEKFGKSTLKKAEMQEKNPLPSKEMIEEERQAGES; translated from the coding sequence ATGTCTTACAAGCCCGATACGGCTGAGATTGAGAAATTCGGTAAGTCGACGTTGAAGAAAGCAGAAATGCAAGAGAAAAATCCACTGCCTTCAAAAGAAATGATtgaagaggagaggcaagcaggCGAGTCGTGA